In Gracilimonas sp., a single window of DNA contains:
- a CDS encoding CDP-glycerol glycerophosphotransferase family protein, whose translation MKILIYATTFGADLLSFTKYLIEETDSEVKVLLEDVEKFKAEGIFDFWDLDVELHSTNNITLLRGIKGFDPDLTIMDNNIPLRKLSPKALILWHGYGWKGPNDEVEFKWIHRNIRLTWGNMKEPNPNIKWQCFGPIDFEHRSKVSGFHPDNCLTLGSASHDYLQREVPKEDLQPYYPFDVVNKKTVLIAPTWHYGEVFSHWGDEDELFNALLSELEERDVNVILRLHDSYRFEHHYLEFLQNLETKYSNVLLKFKDHHPDNFLDLQVSDLLVTNFSSIANLFYATKRPTVHVYPVKSKDESFMWLNKTLFGIRKKKVDSIRFIWKYPPEDNGGMMARDFDTMLDQIITGLENPECCKEAAQEYLDKHMLSADGKNCERIWQAINKLVESEG comes from the coding sequence ATGAAAATACTGATCTACGCCACTACTTTTGGCGCAGACTTGTTGAGCTTTACTAAATATTTAATAGAAGAGACGGATTCTGAAGTAAAAGTGTTATTGGAAGACGTCGAGAAATTTAAGGCTGAGGGCATTTTTGATTTTTGGGATTTGGATGTTGAATTGCACAGCACCAATAATATAACTTTGTTGAGGGGTATTAAAGGGTTCGATCCGGATTTAACGATAATGGATAACAACATACCGTTGCGCAAACTCAGCCCCAAGGCGTTAATTTTATGGCATGGATATGGCTGGAAAGGCCCAAATGATGAAGTTGAGTTTAAGTGGATTCATCGGAATATCCGTCTTACCTGGGGAAATATGAAAGAGCCCAATCCAAATATAAAATGGCAGTGTTTTGGCCCCATTGATTTTGAACATCGGTCAAAAGTCAGTGGATTCCACCCGGATAATTGTCTCACTCTTGGGTCGGCTAGCCACGATTATCTGCAGAGAGAAGTGCCAAAAGAAGATTTACAGCCATATTATCCTTTTGACGTGGTAAATAAAAAAACGGTATTAATTGCTCCAACCTGGCACTATGGAGAGGTGTTTTCGCACTGGGGGGATGAAGATGAACTGTTTAACGCCCTTCTTTCGGAGCTTGAGGAGCGTGATGTAAATGTGATTTTGCGCCTGCATGATTCGTATCGATTTGAACATCATTACCTCGAGTTTTTGCAAAACCTGGAGACGAAATACAGTAATGTGCTGCTGAAGTTTAAAGACCATCACCCTGATAATTTTTTGGATTTACAGGTTTCGGATTTGCTGGTGACTAATTTTAGCAGCATAGCCAATTTATTTTACGCCACAAAGCGTCCCACAGTACATGTGTATCCGGTTAAAAGTAAGGATGAATCATTTATGTGGTTAAATAAAACTTTGTTCGGAATCCGTAAGAAAAAAGTGGATTCTATCAGGTTCATCTGGAAATATCCTCCGGAAGATAACGGGGGGATGATGGCACGGGATTTTGATACCATGTTAGATCAAATTATTACCGGCCTTGAGAACCCCGAGTGTTGTAAAGAGGCCGCTCAGGAATACTTAGATAAGCATATGCTTTCTGCAGACGGCAAAAACTGTGAACGAATCTGGCAAGCGATAAATAAACTTGTGGAAAGCGAAGGTTAA
- the atpG gene encoding ATP synthase F1 subunit gamma has product MANLRDIRNRISSVNNTQQITKAMKMVAAAKLRKAQDRMIETRPYASKIAEVAGRLVEYSEVSNPVMRKPETVKKVLFIVIGSDRGLCGGFNNNLFKEVEKQLHNNFQNYLDSDNLSMVTIGKKASAYFKKRKYDVIESFPGFFDDIQYDATSSIMETAIRQFISDEFDEVYIAYNEFKSVIAQERKVQKVLPIDTEKFSKKNSDNASEQAIDYLYEPNSQAILDRLLPLHLNMQLWRAVLESNASEQGARMTAMDSATENAKDLEKELKLKYNQARQSAITTEISEIVSGAQALSEN; this is encoded by the coding sequence ATGGCTAACCTCCGAGACATACGAAACCGGATCTCATCTGTAAATAATACACAGCAGATTACCAAAGCTATGAAGATGGTTGCTGCGGCGAAGCTTAGGAAAGCTCAGGACCGCATGATTGAAACCCGGCCATATGCTTCCAAAATTGCTGAAGTAGCCGGACGATTGGTTGAGTACAGTGAAGTATCAAACCCGGTAATGCGTAAGCCTGAAACGGTTAAGAAGGTCTTGTTTATAGTTATCGGTTCCGATCGTGGATTGTGCGGTGGTTTCAACAATAACTTGTTCAAAGAGGTTGAAAAACAACTGCATAATAATTTTCAGAATTATTTAGATAGTGATAATCTTTCCATGGTTACTATCGGGAAAAAGGCTTCTGCATATTTTAAGAAACGGAAGTATGATGTAATCGAAAGTTTCCCGGGATTCTTTGATGATATTCAATATGATGCCACATCATCAATTATGGAAACTGCTATACGACAATTTATAAGCGATGAATTTGATGAAGTTTATATTGCTTACAATGAATTTAAGTCGGTTATAGCTCAGGAGCGAAAAGTTCAGAAAGTGTTGCCTATTGACACTGAAAAATTTTCGAAAAAGAATTCTGATAATGCATCTGAACAAGCTATTGATTACCTTTACGAGCCTAATTCACAGGCAATATTAGATCGGTTACTGCCTTTGCATTTAAACATGCAGCTTTGGCGTGCAGTTTTAGAGTCGAATGCTTCTGAACAGGGCGCACGAATGACGGCAATGGACAGTGCAACCGAAAATGCGAAAGATTTAGAAAAAGAGCTGAAGTTGAAATATAACCAGGCTCGTCAAAGTGCAATTACTACTGAAATTTCTGAAATTGTATCAGGTGCGCAAGCACTGAGTGAAAATTAG
- a CDS encoding DUF3047 domain-containing protein, translated as MPDGSWLVEDFEQDTVGQLPLRWYNRDVERKANHPEEAKLFDYTIEEENGNKYLHYEDTNARHLNIPLLKREGLNIRETPILSWKWRVDKIPEGGNEDKGPNDVAASIYVVFDMGRVALFKKVPKSIRYTWSSTLPKGTELSKFFGNQKIIVVESGEDEMGKWIRFERNIVEDYKRMFGDKPPKRPMAILILSDADKTKSTAVAGYDDIMLKPAK; from the coding sequence ATGCCTGACGGCAGTTGGCTTGTTGAGGATTTTGAACAAGACACCGTTGGCCAGCTGCCGTTAAGATGGTACAACAGAGATGTAGAACGCAAAGCCAATCACCCGGAAGAAGCAAAGCTTTTTGATTATACCATTGAAGAAGAAAATGGGAATAAGTACCTGCATTATGAGGATACCAATGCCCGACACCTGAATATCCCACTTTTGAAACGAGAAGGACTCAATATTCGCGAAACTCCAATTTTATCATGGAAATGGAGAGTGGATAAAATTCCGGAGGGCGGCAATGAAGACAAAGGTCCAAATGATGTGGCTGCGAGTATTTATGTTGTATTCGACATGGGAAGAGTGGCACTGTTTAAGAAAGTTCCCAAAAGTATCCGTTACACATGGAGCAGTACGCTTCCCAAAGGCACTGAATTGTCTAAATTTTTTGGAAATCAAAAAATTATAGTGGTGGAATCGGGGGAAGATGAAATGGGAAAATGGATTCGGTTTGAGCGTAATATTGTAGAAGATTATAAACGAATGTTTGGAGACAAGCCCCCAAAAAGGCCAATGGCCATATTAATTTTGAGTGACGCTGATAAAACCAAATCAACGGCAGTTGCCGGTTATGATGATATCATGCTAAAGCCTGCCAAGTGA
- a CDS encoding TolC family protein — translation MTARIFYIAALILFTLNTGAIAQDTLSIDYDAFLSKALNNSGQIDYERQNIDLAENRVAQAKAQRILPNVRFESQHGLVPGVKSDNPNLPEDEYYLDPNLRNDWEDWAIYTKFQLSAAQPVFTWGAINKAVEAAKLGAEAAEHSFDAKKADLEIRLFELYFSYVLALEIERLLNEAQDKVNQVERQINKMQEEGDASLDDSEVFKFEIFKSEFEIQKAEVFENMAFVRETWNYVLRNDEDIIFEPEVRFLDPVASEIESVDFYQQAAFNNRPELKALEAGEEATETYISSLKKQTLPGLYLGGYVNFANTPNRPRQSNPFIQNNTNLFSGGFGFTIRQNLNFFSIKASLERSQIELRKVAYAQDAAKDGILLEVNNNYRAASLADVKVKQTDKALITSKRWLRQEQLDHDFGMGDAKDLIDAMKKELELKLQLKQRIFEYNSSLAKLNKSAGIPLTTMITN, via the coding sequence ATGACAGCACGGATTTTTTATATAGCCGCACTCATCTTATTTACCTTAAATACAGGAGCTATTGCTCAGGATACACTTAGTATCGATTATGATGCATTCTTGAGTAAAGCACTTAATAATTCAGGGCAGATTGACTATGAAAGACAAAATATAGATCTGGCTGAGAACAGGGTAGCACAAGCCAAGGCGCAACGGATTCTGCCTAATGTGCGATTTGAAAGTCAGCACGGATTGGTTCCCGGAGTGAAAAGTGATAACCCCAATTTACCCGAAGATGAATATTACCTGGATCCGAATTTAAGAAACGACTGGGAGGATTGGGCCATATATACCAAGTTCCAGCTATCTGCAGCTCAGCCGGTTTTTACGTGGGGGGCTATTAATAAAGCAGTAGAGGCAGCCAAATTAGGTGCAGAAGCGGCTGAACATAGCTTTGACGCCAAGAAAGCTGATCTAGAAATACGACTGTTTGAACTGTACTTCAGCTATGTACTTGCCCTTGAGATAGAACGATTACTGAATGAGGCTCAAGACAAAGTTAATCAGGTAGAACGTCAGATTAACAAAATGCAGGAAGAGGGAGATGCCAGTCTGGATGATTCGGAGGTATTTAAATTTGAGATCTTTAAATCTGAGTTTGAAATTCAGAAAGCTGAAGTTTTTGAGAATATGGCTTTTGTGCGGGAAACATGGAATTACGTGTTACGAAATGATGAAGACATAATTTTTGAACCTGAAGTACGATTTTTAGATCCTGTTGCTTCTGAAATTGAATCGGTGGATTTTTATCAGCAGGCTGCATTTAATAATCGCCCGGAGCTAAAAGCTCTTGAAGCAGGTGAAGAGGCTACGGAGACCTATATATCATCTTTAAAAAAACAGACCCTTCCCGGCTTATATTTAGGCGGGTATGTAAATTTTGCAAATACTCCCAACAGGCCTCGACAGTCAAACCCTTTTATACAGAATAATACCAATCTTTTCAGCGGAGGTTTTGGCTTTACCATTCGCCAGAATCTGAATTTCTTTTCGATTAAGGCATCCTTGGAACGAAGTCAGATTGAGTTGAGAAAAGTTGCGTATGCTCAAGATGCAGCTAAAGATGGTATCTTACTTGAAGTAAATAATAATTACAGGGCAGCGTCTTTGGCTGATGTAAAGGTAAAACAAACCGATAAAGCGTTAATAACTTCGAAAAGATGGCTGCGGCAAGAACAACTCGACCATGATTTTGGTATGGGGGATGCAAAAGACCTGATTGATGCTATGAAAAAAGAGCTCGAGCTGAAATTGCAGCTTAAGCAGCGAATTTTTGAATACAATTCCTCACTGGCTAAATTGAATAAATCGGCAGGTATTCCGTTAACTACTATGATCACCAACTGA
- a CDS encoding capsule assembly Wzi family protein → MILINILRKAFLLLVIVAFTPLQLWAQEDTQKPTVDLKTGATFFMNPQGLDQDLPFWMHANNDGRIDQNSANALHYVEGYSQIFKNSVFEVEAGASFVSRDYADTQVSYFDKAYLKLHIYDFKFMAGRYIDPLAEKEEELSTGSFMYSRNATPIPKIAFSTDGFAEVPGTNGIIRYNGLFAHGWLENDRYVQNAYLHEKYFYLSIKYDFFDAVGGIVHNVQWAGESQSLGALPEGWQTYWEVITATGSSDADAPGGERSNAVGNAVAAYDFSLGLFFDRFDLRAYRLFYLEDKVSTQFRSPWDGIWGLTIKPKNIQLVKNITWEHVNTKRQDSFDFEPRGSASYYNNFLYRSGWTYQGRVIGNPMITTDGTINRPIYNNIIVAHHLGLSGELLSNLDYKFLYTFSRNYGTWEDQIIQRLPQEQCGAVKGQICAELRPLSNVKQLNHSFLMELRSVLPQNERFSYGLTLSSDLGEFYGNRFGVGFNFEYQLLK, encoded by the coding sequence TTGATTTTAATAAACATACTTAGGAAAGCATTCCTGTTACTTGTTATTGTAGCTTTTACCCCCTTACAGCTTTGGGCTCAGGAGGATACCCAAAAACCTACTGTAGATTTAAAAACCGGAGCAACTTTTTTCATGAATCCACAAGGATTAGACCAGGATCTTCCTTTTTGGATGCATGCAAACAATGACGGCCGAATCGACCAAAACTCGGCTAATGCTTTACATTATGTTGAAGGCTATTCGCAAATTTTTAAAAACTCGGTTTTTGAGGTGGAAGCCGGGGCAAGTTTTGTGTCGAGGGATTATGCAGATACCCAGGTATCATATTTTGATAAAGCCTACTTAAAACTTCATATCTATGATTTTAAATTTATGGCAGGACGGTATATTGACCCGCTGGCGGAAAAAGAAGAGGAACTATCTACGGGGTCATTTATGTACAGCCGGAATGCTACTCCCATCCCAAAAATAGCTTTTTCTACGGATGGTTTTGCAGAGGTGCCCGGAACCAATGGTATTATTAGATACAATGGGTTATTTGCTCATGGTTGGCTTGAGAATGACCGTTATGTGCAAAATGCCTATCTCCATGAAAAATATTTTTACCTGAGTATTAAATACGATTTTTTTGATGCCGTAGGAGGAATAGTCCATAATGTTCAGTGGGCAGGGGAAAGCCAAAGTCTGGGGGCGTTACCTGAAGGATGGCAGACCTATTGGGAAGTAATAACAGCTACCGGTTCAAGTGATGCTGATGCTCCGGGAGGAGAGAGGTCAAATGCGGTAGGTAACGCTGTAGCAGCTTATGATTTCAGCCTTGGACTCTTTTTCGACCGGTTTGATTTGCGGGCCTATCGCCTGTTTTATCTTGAAGACAAAGTTTCCACGCAATTCCGAAGTCCGTGGGATGGTATTTGGGGGTTGACAATCAAGCCGAAGAATATTCAACTGGTGAAAAATATTACATGGGAACACGTAAATACCAAACGACAAGATTCTTTCGATTTTGAACCCCGTGGGTCAGCCAGTTATTATAATAATTTTTTATATCGATCAGGATGGACGTATCAGGGAAGAGTTATCGGGAATCCTATGATTACCACAGATGGAACCATTAACCGGCCGATTTATAACAACATTATTGTTGCTCATCATTTGGGTTTATCCGGCGAGCTTTTATCAAATCTTGATTACAAATTTTTGTACACCTTTTCCAGGAATTATGGGACATGGGAAGATCAGATAATTCAGAGACTGCCACAGGAACAATGCGGAGCTGTAAAAGGGCAAATCTGTGCCGAATTACGTCCGCTAAGTAATGTAAAACAATTAAACCATTCGTTCCTGATGGAGCTGCGTTCGGTACTGCCGCAAAACGAAAGGTTTAGTTACGGCCTGACGCTCTCCTCGGATTTGGGAGAATTCTATGGAAATCGTTTTGGTGTCGGCTTTAACTTTGAATACCAACTGTTGAAGTAG
- the atpA gene encoding F0F1 ATP synthase subunit alpha codes for MSQVRPDEVSAILRKQLSGFDNEADTYDVGTVLEVGDGIARVYGLSKVQAGELVELPDSKDEKGQFVTGMVLNLEEDNVGIVLFGSSSAVEEGHTVKRTNDIASINVGEGLLGRVIDPLGEPIDGKGSISGKTIRLPLERKAPGVIYREPVAEPLQTGLKSIDSLIPIGRGQRELIIGDRQTGKTSVAVDTIINQKATQDTDKPVHCIYVAVGQKGSTVANIRKVLEENGAMEYTTIVAAPASATAPMRYIAPFAGATIGEYFRDTGRHALVIYDDLSKQAVAYRELSLLLKRPPGREAYPGDVFYLHSRLLERAAKIINDDKVAQAMNNIPDELRPQVKGGGSLTALPVIETQAGDVSAYIPTNVISITDGQIFLDTDLFNQGIRPAIDVGTSVSRVGGSAQVKSMKKLSGTLKLDLAQYRELEAFAKFGSDLDASTQAQLRKGERTVELLKQDVYQPLPVEQQIALLKINDVGLLDKLAVEQIGEFENQYLETVGIKFEKEMNDLAASGVLTDTFGDKLIEIAKSVIDQITATN; via the coding sequence ATGAGTCAAGTCAGACCAGACGAAGTTTCAGCCATACTACGTAAACAATTATCAGGCTTCGATAACGAAGCTGATACCTATGATGTAGGTACCGTTCTTGAGGTAGGAGACGGTATTGCTCGTGTTTATGGGCTATCAAAAGTACAAGCAGGTGAATTGGTTGAATTACCGGATTCAAAAGACGAAAAAGGCCAATTTGTAACCGGCATGGTACTTAACCTTGAAGAGGATAATGTAGGAATTGTTCTTTTCGGTTCATCAAGTGCTGTTGAAGAAGGGCATACGGTGAAACGAACCAATGATATTGCATCAATCAATGTGGGTGAAGGCCTGCTTGGTCGTGTAATTGATCCTCTTGGGGAGCCAATTGATGGCAAAGGGTCGATCAGCGGTAAAACCATCCGTTTGCCTCTTGAGCGTAAGGCTCCGGGTGTTATTTACCGTGAACCGGTAGCTGAACCTCTTCAAACCGGCTTAAAGTCTATTGACTCTTTGATCCCTATTGGCCGTGGTCAGCGTGAACTTATTATAGGTGACCGCCAAACCGGTAAAACTTCCGTAGCGGTTGATACGATAATTAATCAAAAGGCCACTCAAGACACTGATAAGCCTGTTCACTGTATTTATGTAGCCGTAGGTCAAAAAGGTTCTACAGTAGCCAATATCCGTAAGGTACTGGAAGAAAACGGAGCCATGGAATACACTACCATTGTAGCTGCTCCGGCAAGTGCCACAGCTCCGATGCGCTATATTGCTCCTTTTGCGGGTGCCACTATCGGTGAGTATTTCCGTGATACCGGTCGTCATGCTTTGGTGATTTATGATGACCTTTCTAAACAAGCGGTAGCTTATCGTGAACTTTCATTATTGCTGAAGCGCCCCCCCGGTCGAGAAGCTTATCCAGGTGATGTATTTTATCTGCACAGTCGTTTATTGGAGCGTGCTGCCAAAATTATTAATGACGATAAAGTAGCTCAGGCTATGAATAATATTCCGGATGAACTCCGGCCACAAGTTAAGGGTGGTGGGTCATTAACAGCACTTCCTGTTATTGAGACACAAGCAGGTGATGTTTCTGCATACATCCCCACAAACGTAATTTCTATTACTGACGGACAAATTTTCCTTGATACCGACTTATTCAATCAGGGTATTCGCCCGGCAATTGATGTAGGTACTTCTGTTTCACGTGTAGGTGGTTCTGCCCAGGTGAAATCAATGAAAAAACTTTCAGGTACATTGAAGCTTGATTTGGCTCAGTACCGTGAGCTGGAAGCTTTTGCTAAATTCGGTTCCGATCTTGACGCTTCTACCCAAGCTCAACTGAGAAAAGGTGAACGTACGGTAGAATTGCTGAAACAGGATGTATACCAGCCTTTGCCGGTAGAGCAGCAAATTGCATTGCTTAAGATTAACGATGTAGGTTTACTTGACAAACTTGCCGTAGAACAAATTGGTGAGTTCGAAAATCAATACCTGGAAACAGTGGGTATTAAATTCGAAAAAGAAATGAATGACTTGGCTGCCAGTGGAGTATTAACTGATACTTTTGGTGATAAGCTCATTGAAATTGCCAAATCAGTAATTGACCAAATTACGGCAACTAACTAA
- a CDS encoding phospholipid-binding protein MlaC: MKLFRITSLLLLITFFSLNQGLAQQTDEEIRSMLEQRDEQIKELMGPEGTEYSEGQRAELKEIINGIIDFEAMAKEALDVTYDTIPSAERTEFVDLFSTIVRDQSLNKLDIYRAKITYRLIETEGDQARVETLAELDNIRTPVNYEMEFKNGEWVIVDMEIDDVSTASSYHRQFQRIINQKGFDALLESLRKRAARE, from the coding sequence ATGAAATTATTTAGAATTACATCTCTTTTATTATTAATTACCTTTTTTAGCTTAAACCAAGGTTTAGCTCAGCAGACAGACGAGGAAATTCGATCAATGTTGGAACAACGCGATGAGCAAATTAAAGAGTTGATGGGACCGGAAGGTACAGAGTATTCTGAAGGGCAGAGGGCCGAACTCAAAGAAATTATAAATGGCATTATTGATTTTGAAGCCATGGCTAAAGAGGCTTTGGACGTTACTTATGATACCATACCCTCCGCAGAAAGAACCGAGTTTGTAGATTTATTTTCTACCATTGTTCGAGACCAATCTTTAAATAAGCTGGACATCTATCGTGCCAAAATAACCTACCGTCTGATAGAAACAGAAGGAGATCAGGCAAGAGTGGAAACCCTTGCAGAATTGGATAATATTCGTACCCCTGTAAACTATGAAATGGAATTCAAAAACGGTGAATGGGTTATAGTGGATATGGAAATTGATGATGTTTCTACAGCTTCATCTTATCACCGTCAGTTTCAGCGTATTATCAATCAAAAAGGGTTTGATGCCTTGCTGGAAAGCTTGAGAAAAAGAGCAGCAAGGGAATAA
- a CDS encoding glycosyltransferase family 2 protein, producing the protein MPEASLRDQPTLPKVSCLMVTANRRNLARRSVQCFLNQTYGNKELVIVDDGEEDYSPILKEIPSEQVKYLKLEKEPDFVLGKLRNRSLEEATGDYLVQWDDDDWYHPDRIKIQAEILDSGYDACCLASALMHLDTDEFMNHPYVGILPDGIPGSIMHRRSNTIRYPETRRSEDTVYLEEWMKLRYHKLDHAYNYLFLRAYHGNNTWEQDHFKRRIRNSPIALIQYIWHAKIKGDLFGHPRFQLHSKAEDAFQQYMEESKKLDLF; encoded by the coding sequence ATGCCTGAAGCAAGCCTTAGAGATCAACCAACTTTACCAAAAGTCAGCTGCCTTATGGTAACTGCCAATCGAAGAAATTTAGCCAGGCGTTCCGTTCAATGTTTTCTTAATCAAACCTATGGAAACAAAGAGTTGGTTATTGTTGATGACGGTGAAGAGGATTACAGTCCTATCCTGAAAGAAATCCCAAGCGAACAAGTAAAGTATTTGAAGCTGGAAAAAGAACCGGATTTTGTTTTGGGGAAACTCAGGAATCGGAGCCTGGAAGAAGCAACCGGTGATTACCTGGTTCAATGGGATGATGATGATTGGTATCATCCTGATCGTATTAAAATTCAGGCCGAAATTTTAGACAGCGGCTACGATGCTTGTTGCCTTGCTTCTGCCCTCATGCATCTGGATACAGATGAATTCATGAATCATCCCTATGTGGGAATACTTCCCGATGGCATTCCCGGCAGTATTATGCACCGCAGAAGTAATACCATTCGCTATCCTGAAACCCGCCGTTCCGAAGATACCGTATACCTTGAAGAGTGGATGAAACTGCGATATCATAAATTAGATCATGCATACAACTATCTATTCCTAAGAGCTTACCATGGAAATAATACCTGGGAACAAGACCACTTTAAACGCCGAATTCGTAATTCCCCTATTGCCCTGATTCAATACATTTGGCATGCGAAAATAAAGGGGGATCTGTTTGGCCATCCCCGGTTTCAGTTACATTCCAAAGCCGAAGATGCGTTTCAGCAATACATGGAAGAATCTAAGAAATTGGATCTTTTCTAA
- a CDS encoding sulfotransferase — protein sequence MNKIFIVGCPRSGTTLLQSLLASHSHIVSFPETHLFSRTVSINPLVQAFTVYRKKHYETVNRILHDFGVDSIIEPQQQIPIFRTKQWVKYLLPQLDKIGEAYRSGHESFLLEKTPRHLHFIDFLHQADPSACFIHLIRNGEDVVASLSEATANHPGDWAGKRSVKKSVFWWNRSIQLSEKYIGKNRNIHIRYENLVDETEAVLNYLCDEIGIHYEKNMTEQYHNVAASLINQDEAWKAKNTRKEISTTDKFAGLPKNVRQTIQKSLLNFDYRRIDINQFK from the coding sequence ATGAATAAGATATTTATTGTTGGATGCCCGCGTTCCGGAACCACCCTGCTGCAAAGCCTGTTGGCTTCCCATTCTCATATCGTTTCATTTCCGGAAACGCATCTCTTCTCCAGAACTGTTTCAATTAATCCTTTGGTTCAGGCTTTTACTGTTTATCGTAAGAAACATTATGAAACGGTAAACCGGATTCTTCATGATTTCGGGGTAGATTCAATAATTGAGCCTCAACAACAAATACCGATTTTCAGAACTAAACAATGGGTTAAGTATTTATTACCCCAATTAGATAAGATCGGAGAAGCATACCGAAGCGGCCATGAAAGTTTTCTGCTCGAAAAAACTCCCCGACATCTTCATTTCATAGACTTTCTCCACCAAGCTGACCCTTCTGCCTGTTTTATTCACCTTATCAGGAATGGAGAAGATGTGGTGGCCAGCTTGAGTGAGGCAACCGCCAATCATCCCGGAGACTGGGCCGGAAAAAGGTCTGTTAAAAAATCGGTGTTTTGGTGGAACCGTAGTATTCAACTATCTGAAAAATATATCGGAAAGAACCGGAATATTCACATTCGCTATGAGAACCTGGTAGATGAGACAGAAGCTGTGCTTAATTATCTCTGTGATGAAATTGGCATTCATTATGAAAAAAATATGACCGAGCAATATCATAATGTTGCAGCCTCATTAATCAATCAAGATGAAGCCTGGAAAGCTAAAAACACCAGAAAGGAAATCAGCACTACAGATAAATTCGCCGGTCTGCCCAAAAATGTGCGGCAGACAATCCAAAAAAGCTTACTTAACTTTGATTATCGTCGGATAGATATCAATCAATTTAAATAA
- a CDS encoding sulfotransferase, with the protein MSTEITSKDIRDTKSRIFFIVGTSRSGSTLLQSMLSVHSDVVVPPETHFFHFVNSIQKKYRKAVEKRDFSRMLIDFWYDHKTRIRDLGFSKEQVLELAEREKITDPVGLFNLQLTMYRKEREKEIIGEKTPRHILNTDEILEAYPEAKIISMFRDPRAAANSEIKARFGSPSVIVTTRRWRSYVEKHERLKAGLPENQYMMLRYSDLIEDTEGVLNKICSFLGVSFEKQMLEYYKRDEEGFAKGEKSWKKGTLKPIQKDKNEEWKFALKKWQVSLIEDIAGEYLNKMGYQSKGDSLPFIKKLFYQCVDFSKSIWATLSNERDEGYKDSKTFKF; encoded by the coding sequence TTGAGTACTGAGATCACTTCAAAAGACATCAGAGATACAAAAAGCCGCATATTCTTTATCGTGGGCACCAGCCGGTCCGGCTCTACGCTTTTGCAAAGTATGTTGAGCGTGCATAGTGATGTTGTAGTTCCCCCTGAAACCCATTTTTTCCATTTTGTCAATTCTATTCAAAAAAAATACCGGAAAGCTGTTGAAAAGAGAGATTTTAGCAGAATGCTGATTGATTTCTGGTACGATCATAAAACCCGAATACGGGATTTAGGGTTTTCGAAAGAGCAAGTTCTTGAATTGGCGGAGAGGGAGAAAATAACGGATCCGGTGGGATTGTTTAATCTTCAACTCACAATGTATCGAAAAGAACGAGAGAAGGAGATTATAGGAGAAAAAACCCCACGTCATATTTTGAACACCGATGAGATTTTAGAGGCTTATCCGGAAGCTAAAATCATTTCGATGTTTCGGGACCCGAGAGCGGCGGCCAATTCTGAGATTAAAGCACGCTTCGGGTCACCATCTGTAATTGTGACCACCAGAAGATGGCGGAGCTATGTTGAGAAACATGAGCGACTCAAAGCGGGATTACCTGAAAATCAGTATATGATGCTTCGATACTCGGACCTGATCGAAGATACAGAAGGGGTGCTTAATAAAATTTGCTCGTTTCTCGGAGTCAGTTTTGAGAAACAAATGCTGGAATATTATAAAAGGGACGAAGAAGGATTTGCAAAAGGGGAGAAGTCATGGAAAAAAGGAACGTTGAAACCTATTCAGAAAGATAAAAATGAAGAATGGAAATTTGCATTGAAGAAATGGCAAGTTAGTTTAATTGAAGATATCGCAGGAGAGTATTTGAATAAGATGGGTTATCAATCAAAAGGAGATTCGCTTCCTTTTATAAAAAAATTGTTCTATCAATGCGTAGATTTCAGCAAGTCAATTTGGGCCACACTCAGTAATGAAAGAGATGAAGGTTATAAAGACTCAAAAACATTTAAATTTTAA